One genomic region from Candidatus Defluviilinea gracilis encodes:
- a CDS encoding nucleotide pyrophosphohydrolase — MEFQAILQRAAEIRAKYALLEQKQYGAEWTTEEIALGFVGDVGDLSKLVVALQGKREISEAHDKLAHELADCLWSVIILAQAHQVDLESAFLKTMNELDAHINKLLTGN, encoded by the coding sequence ATGGAATTTCAAGCGATCCTTCAACGAGCGGCTGAAATCCGCGCAAAGTATGCCCTGCTTGAACAAAAGCAATACGGCGCGGAATGGACGACTGAAGAAATCGCGCTTGGTTTTGTCGGCGATGTTGGCGACCTATCCAAATTGGTCGTTGCGTTACAAGGCAAACGCGAAATATCAGAAGCGCATGACAAACTCGCGCACGAACTTGCAGATTGCCTCTGGTCTGTTATCATTCTGGCTCAAGCGCATCAGGTTGATCTCGAATCGGCCTTTCTGAAAACCATGAACGAACTCGACGCGCACATCAACAAACTACTAACAGGTAATTAG
- a CDS encoding DUF5615 family PIN-like protein yields MKFLIDMPASPELIPWLQEKGHEAIHAKDVNLAIATDSTIMAQAVDEERIVITADLDFGTLLAQSGNDAPGVILFRGGNYSEAEMRDLVARVLQTVKPDVLKHSIAVVDKRRIRITRLPLKKP; encoded by the coding sequence ATGAAATTCCTGATTGACATGCCCGCTTCGCCTGAACTCATCCCCTGGCTTCAGGAAAAAGGTCATGAGGCTATTCACGCGAAAGACGTGAATCTCGCAATAGCAACAGATTCGACCATCATGGCTCAGGCGGTAGACGAGGAGAGAATCGTGATCACGGCCGATCTCGACTTCGGGACTTTGTTGGCGCAGAGTGGAAACGATGCACCGGGCGTCATTCTATTTCGCGGCGGAAATTATTCGGAAGCCGAAATGCGAGATCTCGTAGCGCGCGTGTTACAAACGGTAAAACCCGATGTATTGAAACATTCCATCGCTGTCGTTGATAAACGGCGAATTCGAATTACAAGACTTCCTCTAAAAAAGCCATGA
- a CDS encoding DHH family phosphoesterase, with protein MSKTFVIGHVNPDTDSIASAMGYAWLLRERDGAEAVAARAGALNPQSAWLLKQLKLDPPVLLTDASPRFESVMQRLDSLRPDSQLGLAWTLASKTGGIAPVVNEDGKPYGLINGLSLFKYFTQTLGPRPGDTTVREMMSAPCKDAADTNVPKFPASGHIRDFLNRILRDETDEYWVVDENNLYLGIARQRDILNPPRLKIILVDHNEPRQAIAALEEAELLEILDHHRLGNPHTHTPIRFTVDIVGSTSTLVSEMTAEAGLSMPPSLAGALLAGLLSDTLILTSPTTTPRDKDAAERLSRWAFVGGSPLKGETIESFGKALLAAGAGLSNRDPNEIVSTDIKQYEAGGFKLAIAQAEVTDLLQLAEHLVPLAKALDALKDKRGLDFAMLLITDIVRGSSRLIISSKAPPVLDELPYPPLADGTREAQGIVSRKKQLLPVVLGLLE; from the coding sequence ATGAGCAAAACCTTCGTCATCGGACACGTCAACCCCGACACCGACTCCATTGCCTCCGCGATGGGCTACGCATGGCTTCTACGCGAACGCGATGGCGCGGAAGCGGTCGCGGCGCGCGCGGGAGCGTTAAATCCGCAATCAGCGTGGCTGCTCAAACAGTTGAAGCTCGACCCGCCCGTCCTGCTCACCGACGCGTCGCCGCGCTTTGAGTCAGTGATGCAGAGACTCGACAGCCTCCGCCCCGACTCGCAACTCGGTCTCGCGTGGACGCTCGCCAGCAAGACCGGCGGCATCGCGCCTGTAGTTAATGAAGACGGCAAGCCTTATGGTCTCATCAACGGACTGAGTCTCTTCAAATATTTCACGCAAACGCTCGGCCCGCGCCCCGGCGATACGACCGTGCGCGAGATGATGTCGGCGCCGTGTAAAGACGCGGCAGACACCAATGTGCCGAAGTTCCCCGCCAGCGGTCACATCCGCGATTTTCTCAACCGCATCCTGCGCGACGAAACCGATGAGTATTGGGTCGTGGATGAAAATAATCTATATCTCGGCATTGCGCGCCAGCGCGATATCCTCAACCCGCCGCGCCTGAAAATTATTCTCGTGGATCACAACGAGCCGCGCCAGGCAATCGCCGCGCTCGAGGAAGCCGAGCTCCTCGAAATTTTGGATCATCACCGCCTCGGCAACCCGCACACGCACACGCCGATTCGATTCACGGTGGATATCGTGGGCTCGACCTCGACTCTCGTTTCGGAGATGACAGCGGAGGCGGGACTCTCCATGCCGCCCAGCCTCGCCGGCGCGCTTCTCGCGGGACTTCTGTCTGATACGCTCATTTTGACATCTCCCACCACCACGCCTCGCGACAAAGACGCCGCCGAGAGATTATCGCGCTGGGCGTTCGTCGGCGGAAGTCCGCTCAAAGGCGAGACGATTGAATCGTTCGGCAAAGCGCTGCTCGCCGCGGGAGCCGGTCTCTCGAACCGCGATCCGAATGAGATCGTCAGCACAGACATCAAACAATATGAAGCGGGCGGATTCAAGCTTGCCATTGCCCAAGCCGAAGTAACCGACCTCCTGCAGCTCGCTGAACATCTTGTTCCCCTCGCAAAAGCGTTGGACGCGCTCAAAGATAAACGCGGGCTCGACTTTGCCATGCTGCTCATCACCGATATCGTGCGCGGCTCAAGCAGGCTGATCATCTCTTCCAAAGCCCCGCCGGTGCTTGATGAATTACCTTATCCCCCTCTCGCCGATGGCACGCGCGAAGCGCAAGGTATCGTTTCGCGGAAGAAACAATTGTTGCCGGTGGTATTGGGGTTATTGGAATAA
- a CDS encoding DUF433 domain-containing protein produces the protein MSFKRITINPDVFSGKPCIRNLRFPVSRLLGLLASGETRDSILKAYPYLESEDIDEALLYAASLAEEEVIEFA, from the coding sequence ATGAGTTTTAAAAGAATCACCATCAACCCAGACGTGTTCAGCGGCAAACCTTGCATCCGCAATCTGAGATTCCCTGTCTCTCGCTTGCTCGGTTTATTAGCCTCGGGTGAAACTCGCGATTCCATTCTCAAGGCTTACCCCTATCTCGAATCGGAAGATATTGACGAAGCCTTGTTGTATGCGGCGTCGCTGGCTGAAGAAGAAGTCATCGAATTTGCCTGA
- a CDS encoding molybdopterin-dependent oxidoreductase, producing the protein MKLQLSINNTKHEIECAPSETLLSAVRRLGYYGVKFGDEGGLSGADTVLLDGKPVNAGSMLAAQAEGHLVVTIEALGEHPEQGWKKTDGLNPLQQAFVESGAIQCGFCTPAQILAAKALLEQNPNPSEEQVREAISGVLCRCTGYLKPVQAVLKAAAVMRGDEPFRVDTINWDFGAPKTDAPMGGFDSPQLAGVMTRPKVVVTPESQTWQTVGKPEKKVDAVKLVQGKPAFTADMDARGMLYAKVLHSPHAHARIKKIDTTRAKELKGVAAVLTWQDIPHVVYSTAGQSDPIPGPLDTFSLDHKVRFVGDRVAFVAAESPEIAEKALSLIDVEYEILDSILDSREAMNPDAIRIHDEPEYVNFADSNPEKNLAAHIRIDIGDVEKGFKEADHIFEAEYEVPKVQQVSIEPHVCVTYWDEDDRLVIRTSTQVPFHVRRMLAPVLNLPVKRIRVVKPRIGGGFGGKQEVLMEDVPAHLTIATKRPVIYEYTREEEFIAARSRHPMRVKMKTGVKRDGTITANAMYALSDTGAYGCHALTVTGNTGHKAMALYVGDGEYRKSPNIQFYADVVYTNTPPAGAFRGYGVPQGYWPVERHMEKIARALNLDPIDFRLRNTIRPGEYHPFSTAWNEGREPRPEIVQTVGLEQCVAQGRAAIAWDDKYGNEEWRSLRNTQYEVRNPYSVLRRGIGVAMVMQGTAIPYLDMGGASIKMNDDGSFNMLVGATDLGTGSDTVLAQMAAEVLGVPLEDMICYSSDTDFTPFDKGAYASSTTYISGAAAVNAAKVVAWRIQVRAAMMLGIPESDYATIRLSNRQAIAPDGRTVSFAEIALHSLHKDKQEQIMGVASYVSPVSPPPFAAQFAEVTVDTETGAVTVDKLVMAVDSGVIVNPLTASGQIEGGMTQALGYAVCEEMRYDDKGDAIERDLDRYHIFRADEMPELETIFVETFEPSHPFGVKAVAEIPMDGVAPAVGNAILDAIGVNVDVIPTTPERVWRAMKK; encoded by the coding sequence ATGAAACTCCAACTTTCAATCAACAACACAAAGCACGAAATCGAATGTGCGCCATCTGAAACATTGCTCTCCGCCGTGCGCAGACTTGGCTATTACGGCGTCAAATTTGGCGATGAGGGCGGACTGAGCGGCGCGGACACGGTTCTGCTGGATGGCAAACCTGTCAACGCGGGGTCCATGCTCGCGGCGCAAGCGGAGGGACATCTTGTCGTCACGATCGAAGCGTTGGGCGAACATCCCGAACAAGGTTGGAAAAAGACCGATGGCTTGAATCCGCTACAACAGGCGTTCGTCGAATCGGGCGCGATCCAATGCGGATTTTGCACGCCCGCGCAAATCCTTGCGGCGAAGGCGTTGCTCGAACAGAATCCGAATCCAAGTGAAGAGCAAGTGCGCGAGGCGATCAGCGGCGTGTTATGCCGATGCACGGGTTATCTCAAACCTGTGCAAGCCGTGTTGAAAGCGGCGGCGGTGATGCGCGGCGATGAACCGTTCCGCGTGGACACGATCAATTGGGATTTCGGCGCGCCAAAAACAGATGCGCCTATGGGAGGTTTTGATTCACCACAACTCGCTGGCGTGATGACGCGCCCAAAAGTTGTGGTGACGCCTGAATCACAAACATGGCAGACCGTCGGCAAGCCCGAGAAAAAAGTGGACGCGGTCAAACTCGTGCAGGGCAAGCCCGCCTTCACCGCCGACATGGACGCGCGCGGCATGTTGTATGCGAAAGTTTTGCACTCGCCACACGCGCACGCGCGCATCAAAAAAATTGACACGACGCGCGCAAAAGAATTGAAAGGTGTTGCGGCTGTGCTCACGTGGCAGGATATTCCGCACGTGGTGTATTCCACCGCTGGGCAGTCCGATCCGATCCCAGGTCCGCTCGATACGTTTTCGCTGGATCACAAAGTCCGTTTTGTCGGCGACCGCGTTGCATTCGTCGCGGCGGAGAGTCCCGAAATCGCGGAGAAAGCGTTGAGTCTGATCGACGTGGAATACGAAATTCTGGATTCCATCCTCGACTCGCGCGAAGCGATGAACCCCGATGCGATTCGAATCCACGACGAGCCTGAGTACGTCAATTTTGCCGACTCGAACCCCGAAAAGAATCTCGCCGCGCACATCCGCATCGACATCGGCGACGTGGAAAAAGGATTCAAGGAAGCCGATCATATTTTTGAGGCTGAATACGAAGTGCCGAAAGTGCAACAAGTTTCCATCGAGCCGCATGTGTGCGTCACATATTGGGATGAAGACGACCGTTTGGTGATTCGCACGTCCACGCAAGTTCCTTTTCATGTGCGGAGGATGCTCGCGCCTGTGTTGAATCTGCCAGTGAAACGAATCCGCGTGGTGAAGCCGCGCATCGGCGGCGGGTTCGGCGGCAAGCAGGAAGTGTTGATGGAAGACGTGCCCGCGCATCTCACGATTGCAACAAAACGACCAGTCATCTACGAATACACGCGCGAAGAAGAATTTATCGCGGCGCGTTCGCGTCACCCAATGCGAGTCAAGATGAAGACGGGAGTGAAGCGAGACGGGACGATCACAGCCAACGCGATGTACGCGCTATCCGACACGGGCGCGTACGGCTGTCACGCGCTGACCGTCACAGGCAACACGGGACACAAAGCAATGGCGTTGTATGTCGGCGATGGCGAATATCGCAAGAGTCCGAACATCCAATTTTATGCAGACGTGGTTTACACCAACACGCCGCCCGCTGGAGCGTTTCGCGGTTACGGCGTGCCGCAGGGATACTGGCCCGTCGAACGTCACATGGAAAAGATCGCCCGCGCGTTGAACCTCGACCCGATTGATTTTCGTTTGAGGAATACGATTCGACCTGGCGAATATCATCCGTTTTCAACCGCGTGGAATGAAGGACGCGAGCCGCGACCTGAGATCGTCCAAACTGTTGGGTTGGAGCAATGCGTCGCGCAAGGACGAGCCGCGATCGCGTGGGATGATAAGTATGGGAATGAGGAGTGGCGCTCGTTACGCAATACGCAATACGAAGTACGTAATCCGTACTCCGTATTGCGTAGGGGAATCGGTGTGGCAATGGTCATGCAAGGAACAGCGATTCCATATTTGGATATGGGCGGCGCGTCGATCAAGATGAACGACGATGGTTCATTCAACATGCTAGTCGGCGCGACGGATCTGGGAACGGGTTCAGACACTGTCCTTGCGCAAATGGCGGCGGAGGTGTTAGGCGTTCCGCTTGAAGATATGATCTGCTATTCCTCAGACACCGATTTCACTCCGTTCGACAAAGGCGCGTACGCTTCGTCCACGACGTACATTTCAGGCGCGGCGGCGGTGAACGCGGCGAAAGTTGTCGCGTGGCGAATCCAAGTCCGCGCGGCGATGATGTTGGGGATTCCAGAATCAGATTATGCAACGATTCGATTATCGAATCGCCAAGCCATCGCCCCCGACGGAAGAACGGTTTCCTTTGCCGAGATCGCGCTGCATTCTCTGCACAAAGATAAACAAGAACAGATCATGGGTGTGGCAAGTTATGTTTCGCCAGTCTCACCACCTCCCTTCGCCGCGCAATTCGCCGAGGTGACCGTGGACACTGAAACAGGCGCGGTTACGGTAGATAAACTCGTGATGGCGGTTGACTCGGGCGTGATCGTGAATCCGCTCACCGCATCGGGTCAGATCGAGGGCGGCATGACTCAAGCGTTGGGCTACGCGGTCTGCGAGGAGATGCGCTACGACGACAAAGGCGATGCCATCGAACGCGATTTGGATCGCTATCACATCTTCCGCGCCGACGAGATGCCCGAACTCGAAACGATCTTCGTCGAGACCTTCGAGCCGAGTCACCCGTTCGGCGTCAAAGCCGTCGCCGAGATTCCCATGGATGGAGTCGCGCCCGCCGTCGGCAATGCTATCCTCGATGCCATCGGCGTAAATGTGGATGTGATTCCCACGACGCCCGAACGCGTGTGGCGGGCGATGAAGAAGTAA